One Coffea arabica cultivar ET-39 chromosome 5e, Coffea Arabica ET-39 HiFi, whole genome shotgun sequence DNA segment encodes these proteins:
- the LOC113743406 gene encoding uncharacterized protein isoform X2: MMLRGQSTVRPHIVVKQDTEEFRVMYREGPEGTPFHTLLVEGYVDGPLDVCLCIAWVAGLYPKWWPQITVPSFKLISSQCLQKVRIGEQICLVRMKFSWPLSTREAIIHYFEFEYLRDDLVVVLLNSISDLESIDISSHGFTRDGIPDAQDVIRIDVVGGFALQKVSANRSYLRKIANMDVKLDFVPPALINFVSRKILGSGFMLYKKKVASVAKDDEDFSKALKDPLYAHVGQFFYSNGLSTKTPQPAEMNNDTSCLLKEQLEERENVSSSQEMVHNHDSAVNSQAGDSFVQDKKLYGEIEEIKENDSEGSQCLAELDNNSSINLPTNQIHSGFSTDNKKVVIHPEVEQALRILDDVISVFQECRPNHETRILPGSPKEELQYLENNKSREAGYSEANRICKNTEVRGQPTEKEDPEAIGSYEPRNSSSSHRIRHTGSSTYCRNANHNKIAPASQDFSGPCEIDHAVSLSSQNQRTELTLTEKATNDENVFSPDANGVGGDEARRSKNRKIRFCCFSSLSWQYQLEN, translated from the exons ATGATGTTGAGAGGTCAAAGTACAGTGAGGCCTCACATCGTG GTGAAACAGGATActgaagaatttcgcgttatgTATAGAGAAGGACCAGAAGGCACACCATTTCATACCCTACTTGTTGAAGGCTATGTGGATGGGCCATTAGATGTTT GTCTATGCATCGCGTGGGTGGCAGGCTTGTATCCAAAATG GTGGCCACAGATTACTGTTCCAAGTTTCAAGCTCATCTCGTCTCAGTGTCTGCAGAAGGTCAGAATTGGTGAACAGATATGTTTAGTCAG AATGAAGTTTTCATGGCCATTGTCAACAAGGGAGGCTATAATCCATTATTTTGAGTTTGAATACTTACGAGACGATCTGGTTGTGGTGCTTTTGAACTCG ATATCTGACTTGGAAAGCATTGATATAAGTTCTCATGGTTTCACTCGAGATGGGATACCTGATGCACAAGATGTAATCCGGATTGATGTGGTGGGGGGTTTTGCTTTACAGAAAGTGTCTGCAAATAGATCTTACCTGCG GAAAATTGCAAACATGGATGTTAAATTGGATTTCGTTCCTCCAGCACTCATTAATTTTGTTTCAAGGAAGATCTTAGGAAGTGGTTTCATGCTCTATAAAAAG AAGGTTGCTTCAGTTGCAAAAGATGATGAAGATTTTTCCAAGGCTTTGAAAGATCCACTGTATGCTCATGTTGGCCAATTCTTTTACTCAAATGGTTTATCTACCAAGACTCCTCAACCAGCTGAAATGAATAATGATACATCCTGCCTGCTTAAAGAACAattagaagagagagaaaatgtcAGCAGTAGTCAAGAGATGGTTCATAATCATGACTCTGCAGTTAATTCCCAAGCTGGGGATTCGTTTGTTCAAGATAAAAAATTATATGGTGAGATTGAGGAGATCAAGGAAAATGATAGTGAGGGAAGTCAATGTTTGGCTGAATTAGATAACAATAGTTCTATTAATTTGCCCACAAATCAAATTCATTCTGGATTTTCCACTGACAATAAGAAAGTAGTTATTCATCCGGAGGTTGAACAAGCTTTGAGAATATTGGATGATGTAATCTCCGTTTTCCAAGAATGCAGACCAAATCATGAAACCAGGATTTTGCCTGGCAGCCCTAAAGAAGAATTACAATATTTGGAAAATAACAAGTCCAGAGAGGCAGGATACTCGGAGGCCAATCGAATCTGCAAAAATACCGAGGTACGTGGTCAGCCAACAGAAAAGGAAGATCCAGAAGCGATTGGTTCATATGAACCCAGGAATAGCTCTAGTAGCCATCGTATCAG ACATACAGGATCCAGTACGTATTGCAGGAATGCCAACCATAATAAAATAGCTCCAGCATCGCAGGATTTTTCTGGCCCTTGTGAGATTGACCATGCTGTTTCACTTTCATCTCAAAATCAGAGAACGGAATTAACTCTTACAGAGAAGGCAACAAATGATGAGAATGTATTCAGTCCTGATGCCAATGGTGTTGGCGGAGATGAGGCGAGAAGAAgtaagaacaggaaaattcggTTCTGCTGCTTCAGCTCTCTTTCTTGGCAGTATCAGCTTGAAAACTAA
- the LOC113743406 gene encoding uncharacterized protein isoform X1 produces MEDSCISLYRDKLDKTLSCHDLTDVETLGRLVKDQILRSSEVENEDFINNIAETRTKEVSHFLGMLSSASVDDVERSKYSEASHRGWKVKQDTEEFRVMYREGPEGTPFHTLLVEGYVDGPLDVCLCIAWVAGLYPKWWPQITVPSFKLISSQCLQKVRIGEQICLVRMKFSWPLSTREAIIHYFEFEYLRDDLVVVLLNSISDLESIDISSHGFTRDGIPDAQDVIRIDVVGGFALQKVSANRSYLRKIANMDVKLDFVPPALINFVSRKILGSGFMLYKKKVASVAKDDEDFSKALKDPLYAHVGQFFYSNGLSTKTPQPAEMNNDTSCLLKEQLEERENVSSSQEMVHNHDSAVNSQAGDSFVQDKKLYGEIEEIKENDSEGSQCLAELDNNSSINLPTNQIHSGFSTDNKKVVIHPEVEQALRILDDVISVFQECRPNHETRILPGSPKEELQYLENNKSREAGYSEANRICKNTEVRGQPTEKEDPEAIGSYEPRNSSSSHRIRHTGSSTYCRNANHNKIAPASQDFSGPCEIDHAVSLSSQNQRTELTLTEKATNDENVFSPDANGVGGDEARRSKNRKIRFCCFSSLSWQYQLEN; encoded by the exons ATGGAGGACAGTTGCATCTCACTTTACCGGGATAAGCTGGATAAGACACTTTCTTGTCATGATCTTACTGATGTGGAGACACTAGGGAGACTTGTTAAGGATCAGATTTTACGTTCATCAGAAGTGGAGAATGAAG ATTTTATCAACAATATTGCAGAAACGAGAACCAAAGAAGTCTCACATTTTCTTGGAATGTTAAGCAGTGCCTCTGTGGATGATGTTGAGAGGTCAAAGTACAGTGAGGCCTCACATCGTGGTTGGAAA GTGAAACAGGATActgaagaatttcgcgttatgTATAGAGAAGGACCAGAAGGCACACCATTTCATACCCTACTTGTTGAAGGCTATGTGGATGGGCCATTAGATGTTT GTCTATGCATCGCGTGGGTGGCAGGCTTGTATCCAAAATG GTGGCCACAGATTACTGTTCCAAGTTTCAAGCTCATCTCGTCTCAGTGTCTGCAGAAGGTCAGAATTGGTGAACAGATATGTTTAGTCAG AATGAAGTTTTCATGGCCATTGTCAACAAGGGAGGCTATAATCCATTATTTTGAGTTTGAATACTTACGAGACGATCTGGTTGTGGTGCTTTTGAACTCG ATATCTGACTTGGAAAGCATTGATATAAGTTCTCATGGTTTCACTCGAGATGGGATACCTGATGCACAAGATGTAATCCGGATTGATGTGGTGGGGGGTTTTGCTTTACAGAAAGTGTCTGCAAATAGATCTTACCTGCG GAAAATTGCAAACATGGATGTTAAATTGGATTTCGTTCCTCCAGCACTCATTAATTTTGTTTCAAGGAAGATCTTAGGAAGTGGTTTCATGCTCTATAAAAAG AAGGTTGCTTCAGTTGCAAAAGATGATGAAGATTTTTCCAAGGCTTTGAAAGATCCACTGTATGCTCATGTTGGCCAATTCTTTTACTCAAATGGTTTATCTACCAAGACTCCTCAACCAGCTGAAATGAATAATGATACATCCTGCCTGCTTAAAGAACAattagaagagagagaaaatgtcAGCAGTAGTCAAGAGATGGTTCATAATCATGACTCTGCAGTTAATTCCCAAGCTGGGGATTCGTTTGTTCAAGATAAAAAATTATATGGTGAGATTGAGGAGATCAAGGAAAATGATAGTGAGGGAAGTCAATGTTTGGCTGAATTAGATAACAATAGTTCTATTAATTTGCCCACAAATCAAATTCATTCTGGATTTTCCACTGACAATAAGAAAGTAGTTATTCATCCGGAGGTTGAACAAGCTTTGAGAATATTGGATGATGTAATCTCCGTTTTCCAAGAATGCAGACCAAATCATGAAACCAGGATTTTGCCTGGCAGCCCTAAAGAAGAATTACAATATTTGGAAAATAACAAGTCCAGAGAGGCAGGATACTCGGAGGCCAATCGAATCTGCAAAAATACCGAGGTACGTGGTCAGCCAACAGAAAAGGAAGATCCAGAAGCGATTGGTTCATATGAACCCAGGAATAGCTCTAGTAGCCATCGTATCAG ACATACAGGATCCAGTACGTATTGCAGGAATGCCAACCATAATAAAATAGCTCCAGCATCGCAGGATTTTTCTGGCCCTTGTGAGATTGACCATGCTGTTTCACTTTCATCTCAAAATCAGAGAACGGAATTAACTCTTACAGAGAAGGCAACAAATGATGAGAATGTATTCAGTCCTGATGCCAATGGTGTTGGCGGAGATGAGGCGAGAAGAAgtaagaacaggaaaattcggTTCTGCTGCTTCAGCTCTCTTTCTTGGCAGTATCAGCTTGAAAACTAA